A single genomic interval of Adhaeribacter pallidiroseus harbors:
- a CDS encoding lipocalin family protein — translation MQKNTREIAIVAGTVVLGTLAIRYFSRNHQPLETVPFVDLSRYAGKWYEIAAFPLIFERGCHCTTAEYTLEPAGYVKVVNSCNRKSPQGKKTVAVGKAFPVAGSNNTKLKVQFQWPFTGDYWIIALDEDYSYAVVGTPDRQNLWILSRSPFMAPTLYQNLVKLTQQKGFDTDHLHLTNQSCFGN, via the coding sequence ATGCAAAAAAACACCCGCGAAATAGCCATTGTTGCCGGTACGGTAGTGTTAGGTACCCTGGCCATTCGTTATTTTTCCCGCAATCATCAGCCTTTAGAAACCGTACCTTTTGTTGATTTAAGCCGATATGCGGGCAAGTGGTACGAAATTGCTGCCTTTCCGTTAATTTTTGAACGGGGCTGCCATTGCACGACCGCCGAATACACACTGGAACCAGCCGGCTACGTAAAAGTAGTAAACAGCTGTAACCGCAAAAGTCCGCAAGGCAAAAAAACAGTGGCCGTGGGCAAAGCTTTTCCGGTAGCGGGCAGTAATAACACCAAATTAAAAGTGCAGTTTCAATGGCCGTTTACAGGCGATTACTGGATTATTGCTCTGGATGAAGATTACTCGTATGCGGTAGTGGGCACCCCCGACCGGCAAAATTTATGGATCTTGAGTCGCTCGCCGTTTATGGCCCCTACCCTGTACCAAAACTTAGTAAAACTAACTCAACAGAAAGGTTTTGATACCGACCACCTGCACCTGACCAATCAAAGTTGTTTTGGAAATTAA
- a CDS encoding DUF4174 domain-containing protein: MIRKIILLSAWILGFSCGAFSAMAQTENAAVRLSQMDKGTHRILLVFAPDSQNELLQEQNKMLRQAHSGLTERDMLVVQVIENNVELNPPLKETIPTADALRQEYKVKASQFTVILVGKDGGEKYRADHPQAPAVLFQIVDSMPMRQNEAQQKRPK; the protein is encoded by the coding sequence ATGATCAGAAAAATAATTTTACTTAGCGCCTGGATACTTGGGTTCTCGTGTGGCGCTTTCTCGGCTATGGCCCAAACTGAGAATGCTGCCGTTAGATTAAGCCAGATGGACAAAGGAACGCACCGGATTTTGTTAGTATTTGCCCCCGATAGTCAGAACGAGTTGCTGCAGGAACAAAACAAGATGTTGCGCCAGGCGCACTCCGGATTAACCGAGCGCGATATGTTGGTCGTACAGGTTATTGAAAATAATGTAGAATTAAATCCGCCGTTGAAAGAAACTATACCCACCGCTGATGCCCTGCGCCAGGAGTATAAAGTTAAAGCCAGCCAATTTACGGTAATTTTAGTCGGTAAAGATGGGGGCGAAAAATACCGGGCGGACCATCCCCAAGCACCTGCGGTACTGTTTCAAATAGTAGATTCCATGCCCATGCGGCAGAATGAAGCGCAGCAAAAACGCCCAAAATAA